Proteins encoded within one genomic window of candidate division WOR-3 bacterium:
- a CDS encoding putative LPS assembly protein LptD encodes MNLLTFLIFASAPLYFECKELLYFADSSIFILRDSVKIKKENVELFADSLIFFKNEDNLKAFGKEAILVFGKDTLIGDSIYYDTKTKNGFAFSGKMRQEKGIYQGIEIAKDSTDTVYVKNGTFTTCEADTPHYYFKSSESKVILRDMAIVKPVILEVHDVPIFMLPFWIFPLSKERKSGFLVPRFGTNSTDGKYLKNLSYYLVINNYSDLTFSLDLYEKRGVRGNVDFAFNRYKFGIVNLNYSLAQEWNPWRRRWTLNGNTSLGPFRGFKITGRGEYLSDNEVLNDYADVKENWLKRELTSYLSLSKNFGRIAFSGNIDDRLNLSTNLRTTRIPSIQIGVPPLKLGNFSFTGGLSFLREYSKVDTLDTLRWGAKFNGSASYNFRLFKYLRFSLSTNGFAGVADYDTSGARNPLIKGISGSANFGTVLYGKTLFGVSKIKFFTHTLQPSLSFSYQPKITNPTTNFYFLQYSSKEQASLSIVLNNSFGAQMEKRKIDIINLNLSSSTIILPKTTSTPFNSWFISINTLTLLPFSVRVTTTYVRDTKEFKNPSINLALRTTLPLPSFNVAEFNTRNRISLNLNYILTKGFFVSQMVYASGNFDFGKSFRVNFSGSYDFNKKEVVSRSFSITKDLHCWEANFTYNGFGDRWDYNFRIYIKKLPDVKIEKSIFDLFLP; translated from the coding sequence TTGAATTTATTAACTTTTTTAATTTTTGCTTCTGCTCCACTCTACTTTGAATGTAAGGAATTGCTGTATTTTGCAGACAGTTCCATTTTCATTCTACGAGATTCCGTAAAAATTAAAAAAGAAAATGTCGAACTATTTGCCGACAGTCTTATATTTTTCAAAAATGAAGATAACCTGAAGGCCTTTGGAAAAGAAGCAATCCTGGTATTCGGAAAGGATACCCTAATTGGTGACAGCATTTACTATGATACCAAAACTAAGAACGGCTTTGCTTTCTCGGGTAAAATGAGACAGGAAAAGGGAATCTATCAAGGAATTGAGATTGCAAAAGATTCAACAGATACCGTCTACGTAAAAAATGGCACCTTTACTACTTGTGAAGCGGATACTCCGCACTATTACTTCAAATCCAGCGAAAGCAAGGTTATATTGAGAGATATGGCCATAGTAAAACCTGTTATCCTCGAGGTGCATGACGTTCCTATATTTATGTTACCCTTTTGGATCTTCCCCCTTTCGAAGGAACGCAAATCAGGTTTCTTAGTTCCCCGATTTGGTACAAATTCCACCGATGGTAAGTATTTAAAAAATCTATCTTACTACTTAGTGATAAACAATTATTCTGACCTTACCTTCTCCCTTGACCTTTACGAAAAAAGGGGAGTTAGAGGCAACGTTGATTTCGCCTTTAATAGGTACAAATTTGGAATTGTCAATTTAAATTACTCTCTTGCCCAGGAATGGAACCCATGGAGGAGAAGGTGGACACTGAACGGAAACACCTCCCTTGGCCCCTTTAGGGGATTCAAGATTACTGGAAGGGGCGAGTATCTGTCAGACAATGAAGTATTAAACGACTACGCGGATGTCAAAGAAAATTGGCTTAAAAGAGAACTTACCAGTTATCTCTCCCTCTCAAAAAACTTTGGAAGAATAGCCTTTTCCGGAAACATAGATGATAGATTAAACCTCTCAACTAACCTTAGAACAACTCGTATCCCTTCAATACAAATTGGGGTGCCACCCCTAAAACTGGGTAACTTCAGTTTCACAGGAGGGTTATCTTTTTTACGAGAGTATTCAAAAGTTGATACCCTGGATACATTGAGGTGGGGAGCTAAATTTAACGGCTCTGCAAGTTACAATTTCAGGCTATTTAAATACCTGCGGTTCTCTCTCTCGACAAACGGCTTTGCAGGTGTTGCAGACTATGATACCTCCGGTGCCAGAAATCCGCTTATCAAAGGGATATCGGGGTCTGCAAATTTTGGAACAGTACTTTACGGTAAAACCCTTTTTGGAGTAAGTAAAATAAAATTCTTCACCCACACTCTGCAACCCTCCCTTTCCTTTTCCTATCAGCCAAAAATAACAAATCCTACAACAAATTTTTACTTCTTACAATATTCATCAAAGGAACAGGCTTCCCTGAGCATTGTCCTCAATAACAGTTTTGGGGCCCAGATGGAAAAGAGGAAAATCGACATCATAAATTTAAACCTCTCAAGTTCCACCATAATTTTGCCAAAAACCACCTCAACCCCCTTCAATAGCTGGTTTATCAGCATAAACACCCTAACCCTCCTACCTTTCAGTGTAAGGGTAACAACTACTTACGTGAGGGATACCAAAGAATTTAAGAATCCATCGATCAACTTAGCCCTGCGAACAACCTTACCCCTTCCAAGCTTCAATGTAGCAGAGTTTAACACACGCAATAGAATAAGCCTCAATTTAAATTACATATTAACTAAAGGATTTTTTGTAAGTCAGATGGTCTATGCGAGTGGAAACTTCGACTTCGGTAAAAGTTTCAGGGTAAACTTCTCAGGAAGTTACGACTTCAATAAAAAAGAGGTGGTTTCAAGAAGTTTTTCCATCACTAAGGACCTGCATTGCTGGGAAGCCAATTTCACCTATAATGGTTTTGGAGACAGGTGGGATTACAATTTTAGAATCTACATTAAGAAATTACCCGATGTTAAAATCGAAAAATCTATCTTCGACCTATTCCTACCTTAG
- a CDS encoding alanine--glyoxylate aminotransferase family protein encodes MGRLLFNPGPTEVREEVLKAQVRPMISHRGKEFQTLYEGIIEKLKKALNTKNHVIVFTSSATGVMEGTVRNCVKERALANVCGAFSERWYKIVGECGKEADAITVDWGKAIKPEMVDEMLKTGKYDTFLLTYNETSTGVMNPLPEIAEVMKKYPDVIFAVDAVSAMMGAPLNIDEWGIDVVFASVQKCFALPPGLTVTVISEKALERAKTVKGRGHYFDFVAYVKKYEESRETPPTPAVSLLYALDFQLDRILKEGVENRINRHKEMAKLAQEWAIERGFGMFPEEGYWSQTVSVVNNPKGYSISDLNKQLEAKGYRIANGYGKLKDVTFRIGHMGDLTPEETKGLLAAIDEIWGLK; translated from the coding sequence ATGGGAAGACTCCTTTTCAACCCCGGCCCCACAGAGGTCAGGGAAGAAGTGCTTAAGGCACAAGTTAGACCAATGATTTCCCACAGGGGTAAGGAATTCCAGACCCTGTATGAGGGAATCATCGAAAAACTTAAAAAAGCTCTGAACACAAAAAATCATGTGATCGTCTTCACCTCCTCAGCCACAGGTGTTATGGAGGGAACCGTAAGAAATTGCGTAAAAGAGAGGGCCTTGGCTAACGTATGCGGTGCCTTTTCCGAAAGGTGGTACAAGATCGTTGGAGAATGCGGAAAAGAAGCGGACGCCATAACCGTCGATTGGGGAAAGGCAATAAAACCGGAAATGGTAGACGAAATGCTGAAAACAGGTAAATACGATACCTTCCTCCTCACCTATAACGAAACATCCACAGGTGTTATGAATCCTCTTCCTGAAATTGCTGAAGTTATGAAAAAATACCCTGACGTTATTTTTGCCGTCGATGCTGTGAGTGCAATGATGGGAGCACCGCTTAACATAGACGAATGGGGTATTGACGTAGTCTTCGCAAGTGTTCAAAAATGCTTTGCCTTACCACCAGGCTTAACGGTTACTGTAATAAGTGAAAAGGCCCTGGAAAGAGCAAAGACCGTAAAAGGCAGAGGACACTATTTTGATTTTGTTGCCTACGTTAAGAAGTACGAGGAATCGAGGGAAACCCCACCAACTCCTGCGGTCTCACTGCTTTATGCCCTCGACTTCCAGCTTGACCGAATACTGAAGGAAGGTGTGGAAAACAGAATTAACAGACATAAGGAAATGGCAAAACTTGCTCAAGAATGGGCAATTGAAAGAGGATTTGGTATGTTCCCAGAAGAAGGATATTGGTCTCAAACAGTATCTGTTGTTAACAATCCTAAGGGATATTCCATATCAGACCTCAACAAGCAGCTCGAGGCAAAAGGATATAGAATAGCCAATGGTTATGGTAAGCTTAAGGACGTTACCTTCAGAATCGGCCATATGGGCGACCTAACACCCGAAGAAACGAAGGGACTCCTTGCAGCCATTGATGAGATCTGGGGACTCAAATAG